The Catenuloplanes niger genome includes a window with the following:
- a CDS encoding DUF4232 domain-containing protein: protein MRSLRVRVAMVSAAAPALLLAGCGGGAAGTAEASGSASAVPEVSAATAAANPSEPGRCHTADLTVTINETRGGGAAGHHGETLTFTNVSAQACTIQGYPGVSFVTGDEGTQVGADFAREGDPKKVTLKPGDSARSDLLLADPGAARCKATETRGFRVFPPDETAAIFVSSPQQACTEKDKGVGKVRPLAA from the coding sequence ATGAGGAGCTTGCGGGTACGGGTGGCGATGGTCTCCGCGGCGGCGCCGGCGCTGTTGCTGGCCGGGTGCGGCGGCGGTGCCGCCGGGACGGCGGAGGCGTCCGGGTCCGCGTCGGCGGTGCCGGAGGTGTCGGCCGCCACCGCGGCGGCGAACCCGTCCGAGCCGGGCCGGTGCCACACCGCGGACCTGACCGTGACGATCAACGAGACGCGGGGCGGCGGCGCGGCCGGCCACCACGGCGAGACGCTCACGTTCACGAACGTGTCGGCGCAGGCCTGCACGATCCAGGGCTACCCGGGCGTGTCGTTCGTGACCGGTGACGAGGGCACCCAGGTCGGCGCGGACTTCGCCCGCGAGGGCGACCCGAAGAAGGTCACGCTGAAGCCGGGCGACTCGGCCCGCAGCGACCTGCTGCTGGCCGACCCGGGCGCGGCGAGGTGCAAGGCGACCGAGACGCGCGGTTTCCGCGTCTTCCCGCCGGACGAGACCGCGGCCATCTTCGTCAGCTCGCCGCAGCAGGCGTGCACGGAGAAGGACAAGGGCGTCGGCAAGGTGCGCCCGCTCGCGGCGTGA
- a CDS encoding riboflavin synthase, translated as MFTGIVEELGEVVDLAPTGADSALLTVRGPLVSDDAKHGDSISVNGVCLTVVEFGDGVFTADVMGETLRRSSLGGLAPGHPVNLERAAQLGSRLGGHLVQGHVDGVGHIENREPAAKWETVTFSLPAELSRYVVEKGSITIDGVSLTVTNVTEKSFSVGLIPTTLTLTTLGHKQIGDPVNLEVDVIAKYVEKMLRDPR; from the coding sequence ATGTTCACCGGCATCGTGGAGGAACTCGGCGAGGTCGTCGACCTGGCCCCGACCGGCGCGGACTCCGCTCTGCTGACCGTGCGCGGGCCGCTGGTCAGCGACGACGCGAAGCACGGCGACTCGATCTCGGTCAACGGCGTGTGTCTCACCGTGGTCGAGTTCGGCGACGGCGTGTTCACCGCGGACGTGATGGGCGAGACGCTGCGCCGCTCCAGCCTGGGCGGCCTGGCCCCGGGCCACCCGGTCAACCTGGAACGCGCCGCGCAGCTCGGCAGCCGGCTCGGCGGTCACCTGGTGCAGGGACACGTCGACGGCGTCGGGCACATCGAGAACCGCGAGCCCGCGGCGAAGTGGGAGACGGTCACGTTCAGCCTGCCGGCGGAGCTCAGCCGGTACGTCGTGGAGAAGGGCTCGATCACCATCGACGGTGTCTCGCTGACCGTGACGAACGTGACCGAGAAGTCGTTTTCCGTCGGTTTGATCCCGACCACCCTGACCCTGACCACGCTCGGGCACAAGCAGATCGGCGATCCCGTGAACCTGGAGGTCGACGTGATCGCAAAATATGTCGAGAAGATGCTGAGGGACCCGCGATGA
- a CDS encoding bifunctional 3,4-dihydroxy-2-butanone-4-phosphate synthase/GTP cyclohydrolase II: protein MTSGFGTVEAAVAAIAEGRPVIVVDDEDRENEGDLIFAAEKATPELVAFMRRWTSGYICAPITEADADRLDLPPMYHTNQDRRGTAYTVTVDAREGVDTGISAADRAHTLRLLADPATGPTDLSRPGHVVPLRARAGGVLRRPGHTEAAIDLAELAGLRPAGVLCEMVNDDGTMMRMPDLEAFATEHGVVLISIAELIAYRRRHEKQVERVVEARIPTPHGVFRAFGYRVAHDSAEHVAMVYGEIGDGQDVLVRVHSECLTGDVFGSQRCDCGPQLDASFARVAREGRGVVLYVRGHEGRGIGLLHKLQAYQLQDRGLDTVDANLELGLPADARDYGTGAQILYDLGVRTMTLLTNNPAKRAGLEGYGLQIVGREGLPVRPHPENVRYLRTKRDRMGHTYDEADEQVLNGLA, encoded by the coding sequence ATGACCAGTGGCTTTGGCACGGTGGAGGCGGCGGTGGCGGCGATCGCCGAGGGCCGCCCGGTCATCGTGGTGGACGACGAGGACCGGGAGAACGAGGGCGACCTGATCTTCGCGGCCGAGAAGGCGACGCCGGAGCTGGTCGCGTTCATGCGCCGCTGGACGTCCGGCTACATCTGCGCGCCGATCACCGAGGCGGACGCGGACCGGCTCGACCTGCCCCCGATGTACCACACCAACCAGGACCGGCGCGGTACCGCGTACACGGTCACGGTCGACGCCCGGGAGGGCGTCGACACCGGCATCTCGGCCGCGGACCGCGCGCACACGCTGCGGCTGCTCGCCGACCCCGCGACCGGCCCGACCGACCTCTCCCGGCCCGGCCACGTGGTGCCGCTGCGCGCCCGCGCCGGCGGCGTGCTGCGCCGGCCCGGCCACACCGAGGCCGCGATCGACCTGGCCGAGCTGGCCGGCCTGCGCCCGGCCGGGGTGCTCTGCGAGATGGTCAACGACGACGGCACGATGATGCGGATGCCGGACCTGGAGGCGTTCGCGACCGAGCACGGGGTGGTGCTGATCAGCATCGCCGAGCTGATCGCGTACCGGCGCCGGCACGAGAAGCAGGTGGAGCGGGTCGTGGAGGCGCGCATCCCGACGCCGCACGGCGTGTTCCGCGCGTTCGGCTACCGGGTCGCGCACGACAGCGCGGAGCACGTGGCGATGGTCTACGGCGAGATCGGCGACGGCCAGGACGTGCTGGTCCGGGTGCACTCCGAGTGCCTGACCGGCGACGTCTTCGGCTCGCAGCGCTGCGACTGCGGCCCGCAGCTGGACGCGTCGTTCGCCCGGGTCGCGCGCGAGGGCCGGGGCGTGGTGCTCTACGTGCGCGGCCACGAGGGGCGGGGCATCGGGCTGCTGCACAAGCTTCAGGCGTACCAGCTGCAGGATCGTGGCCTGGACACGGTCGACGCGAACCTGGAGCTGGGCCTGCCCGCGGACGCCCGCGACTACGGCACCGGCGCGCAGATCCTCTACGACCTGGGCGTGCGCACCATGACGCTGCTGACCAACAACCCGGCGAAGCGGGCCGGGCTGGAGGGGTACGGGCTGCAGATCGTCGGGCGCGAGGGCCTGCCGGTCCGCCCGCACCCGGAGAACGTCCGCTACCTGCGCACCAAGCGCGACCGGATGGGCCACACCTACGACGAGGCCGACGAGCAGGTCCTCAACGGACTCGCCTGA
- a CDS encoding esterase-like activity of phytase family protein has product MNHRRLTTVAAVASVALLAAPSAAQAHGHGAGLPRLSLVDTISVPAGGTQLGTPFGGLSGIDYDARTGTYTAISDDRSALAPARWYSLRLPLDRTGFAATAPRVTGVTTLRGADGAPFANGTVDPESIRLAGRDRLLWTSEGAASTGLAPTIREASGDGAFRRDYRLPAAYLPAANRGVRNNLAFEALTLSADGRSIVAATEAALAQDGPIATLDAGTGARVLVLDRSSGRTRAEYVYRTEAIPAAPTDPANPYADRGLTELLALNDTDYLAVERSFAGGVGFTVQVFWTTTRGATNAAGRDALTGRERVMPKRLLLDLNATGTQVDNVEGITWGPRLPNGDRSLVLVADDNFNSFTQFHLLRVANR; this is encoded by the coding sequence ATGAACCACAGAAGGCTCACCACCGTGGCCGCGGTCGCGAGCGTGGCGCTGCTCGCCGCGCCGTCGGCCGCGCAGGCACACGGGCACGGCGCCGGTCTCCCCCGGCTGTCGCTCGTCGACACGATCTCCGTCCCGGCCGGCGGCACGCAGCTGGGCACGCCGTTCGGCGGCCTGTCCGGCATCGACTACGACGCGCGCACCGGGACGTACACGGCGATCAGCGACGACCGGTCCGCGCTCGCCCCGGCCCGCTGGTACTCGCTGCGCCTGCCGCTCGACCGGACCGGTTTCGCCGCGACGGCGCCGCGGGTCACCGGCGTCACCACGCTGCGCGGCGCGGACGGCGCGCCGTTCGCCAACGGCACGGTCGACCCGGAGTCGATCCGGCTGGCCGGACGGGACCGGCTGCTCTGGACCAGTGAGGGCGCGGCGTCGACCGGCCTCGCGCCGACGATCCGGGAGGCGTCGGGGGACGGCGCGTTCCGCCGTGACTACCGGCTGCCGGCCGCCTATCTGCCGGCCGCGAACCGGGGCGTGCGCAACAACCTGGCGTTCGAGGCGCTGACGCTCTCCGCGGACGGCCGGTCGATCGTCGCGGCGACCGAGGCCGCGCTGGCCCAGGACGGCCCGATCGCCACGCTGGACGCGGGCACCGGCGCGCGGGTGCTGGTGCTGGACCGGTCGTCCGGCCGCACCCGGGCGGAGTACGTCTACCGCACCGAGGCGATCCCGGCCGCGCCCACCGACCCGGCGAACCCGTACGCCGACCGTGGCCTGACCGAACTGCTCGCGCTGAACGACACCGACTACCTGGCGGTCGAGCGCAGCTTCGCCGGCGGCGTCGGCTTCACCGTCCAGGTCTTCTGGACCACCACGCGCGGCGCCACGAACGCGGCCGGCCGGGACGCGCTGACCGGCCGTGAGCGGGTCATGCCGAAGCGGCTGCTGCTGGACCTGAACGCGACCGGCACGCAGGTCGACAACGTCGAGGGCATCACCTGGGGACCGCGCCTGCCGAACGGCGACCGGTCGCTGGTTCTGGTCGCGGACGACAACTTCAACAGCTTCACCCAGTTCCACCTGCTGCGGGTCGCCAACCGCTGA
- the ribH gene encoding 6,7-dimethyl-8-ribityllumazine synthase, which yields MAGFGDPQLSTVEAGGLKLGIVAARWHHELVDHMVGRAQAAAEACGVSDVIVSRVAGSVEIPVVAQALAEVCDAVVALGVVIRGETSHYEYVCDSVTSGLTRVALDARTPVGQGVLTVESLGQARDRAGLEDSIEDKGWASTVAALGAALAIREIQKA from the coding sequence ATGGCTGGATTCGGAGACCCGCAGCTGAGCACGGTCGAGGCGGGTGGCCTGAAGCTCGGCATCGTCGCCGCCCGCTGGCACCACGAGCTGGTCGACCACATGGTCGGCCGGGCCCAGGCGGCGGCGGAGGCGTGCGGCGTGAGCGACGTCATCGTCTCCCGGGTCGCCGGCTCGGTCGAGATCCCGGTGGTCGCGCAGGCGCTCGCCGAGGTCTGCGACGCGGTGGTCGCGCTCGGTGTCGTCATCCGCGGCGAGACCTCCCACTACGAGTACGTCTGCGACTCGGTCACCAGCGGCCTGACCCGGGTCGCGCTGGACGCCCGGACCCCGGTCGGGCAGGGCGTGCTCACCGTCGAGTCGCTCGGCCAGGCCCGCGACCGGGCCGGCCTGGAGGACTCGATCGAGGACAAGGGCTGGGCCTCCACCGTCGCCGCGCTCGGTGCGGCGCTCGCGATCCGCGAGATCCAGAAGGCCTAG
- a CDS encoding PPOX class F420-dependent oxidoreductase: MPRTIATNTRVGRDGLLDFVRPRHHGILMTTRADGRPQASPVTMGVDTEGRIVISTYPERAKSTNARRNPLVSVCVLSDEFNGAWVQVDGTAEVLDLPDALEPLVDYFRCISGEHPDWDEYRAAMVAQGKSLIRVTIDSWGPIATGGFPPRLADD; the protein is encoded by the coding sequence ATGCCACGCACGATCGCCACGAACACCCGGGTCGGCCGGGACGGGTTGCTCGACTTCGTCCGGCCGCGGCACCACGGGATCCTGATGACCACGCGCGCCGACGGCCGCCCGCAGGCGTCGCCGGTGACCATGGGCGTCGACACCGAGGGCCGCATCGTGATCTCCACCTATCCCGAGCGCGCCAAGTCCACCAACGCCCGGCGGAACCCGCTGGTCTCGGTGTGCGTCCTGTCGGACGAGTTCAACGGCGCGTGGGTGCAGGTCGACGGCACCGCGGAGGTGCTGGACCTGCCGGACGCGCTGGAGCCGCTGGTCGACTACTTCCGTTGCATCTCCGGCGAGCACCCGGACTGGGACGAGTACCGCGCGGCCATGGTCGCCCAGGGCAAGTCGCTGATCCGCGTCACGATCGACTCCTGGGGCCCGATCGCGACCGGCGGCTTCCCGCCCCGCCTCGCCGACGACTGA
- a CDS encoding glycoside hydrolase family 13 protein, with the protein MTESGPWWRDAVIYQVYPRSFADADGDGIGDLPGVLSRLPYLAGLGVDAIWLNPFYPSPQADAGYDVADHRDVDPLFGTLADADALIAGAHAAGLRIIVDVVPNHTSSAHAWFRAALAGDRAARARYIFRPGRGDAPPNGWRSVFGGPAWTRVEDGSWYLHLFDTAQPDLDWTNPEVVAEFEDVLRFWLNRGVDGFRIDVAHGLRKDPALPELPDTLDPAVPVHIAQPGHPFWDRDEVHEIWRGWRRVVDAYPGDRTMVAEAWVLDFARLGRYLAADELHTAFNFAFLVAPWDAAAFRTAIDDTLAGLAPVGAPATWVLSNHDVIRHATRYGGGATGRARARAAALLMLALPGGVYLYQGEELGLEEATDIPDELRQDPNFIRTNGADRGRDGCRVPIPWSGAAPPFGFSPDPAAGTPWLPQPPAWAELTVEAQQSDPDSTLTLYRAALEIRRERLGEGELEWLSEPGDPVLCFRRTPGELICVVNMGDEPAEVDPRATPLLASAPLGAGGLLPPGAAAWFAD; encoded by the coding sequence ATGACGGAGAGCGGGCCCTGGTGGCGCGACGCGGTGATCTACCAGGTGTATCCGCGCAGCTTCGCGGACGCCGACGGCGACGGCATCGGTGACCTGCCCGGCGTGCTCTCCCGCCTGCCGTACCTGGCCGGGCTGGGCGTGGACGCGATCTGGCTGAACCCGTTCTACCCGTCCCCGCAGGCCGACGCCGGCTACGACGTCGCCGACCACCGCGACGTGGACCCGCTGTTCGGCACGCTGGCCGACGCGGACGCGCTGATCGCCGGTGCGCACGCGGCCGGCCTGCGGATCATCGTGGACGTCGTCCCGAACCACACCTCGTCGGCGCACGCCTGGTTCCGGGCCGCGCTCGCCGGTGACCGGGCCGCCCGGGCCCGCTACATCTTCCGGCCCGGCCGCGGCGACGCGCCGCCGAACGGGTGGCGGTCCGTGTTCGGCGGCCCGGCCTGGACCCGGGTCGAGGACGGCAGCTGGTACCTGCACCTGTTCGACACCGCGCAGCCGGACCTGGACTGGACGAACCCGGAGGTGGTCGCGGAGTTCGAGGACGTGCTGCGGTTCTGGCTGAACCGGGGCGTCGACGGGTTCCGCATCGACGTCGCGCACGGCCTGCGCAAGGACCCGGCGCTCCCGGAGCTGCCGGACACGCTCGACCCGGCGGTGCCGGTGCACATCGCGCAGCCGGGGCACCCGTTCTGGGACCGGGACGAGGTGCACGAGATCTGGCGCGGCTGGCGGCGGGTCGTGGACGCGTACCCGGGCGACCGGACCATGGTCGCGGAGGCCTGGGTGCTCGACTTCGCGCGCCTCGGCCGGTATCTCGCCGCGGACGAGCTGCACACCGCGTTCAACTTCGCGTTCCTGGTCGCGCCGTGGGACGCGGCCGCGTTCCGGACCGCGATCGACGACACGCTGGCCGGTCTCGCCCCGGTCGGCGCGCCCGCGACCTGGGTGCTCTCCAACCACGACGTGATCCGGCACGCGACCCGCTACGGCGGCGGCGCGACCGGCCGGGCCCGGGCCCGCGCGGCCGCGCTGCTGATGCTCGCGCTGCCCGGCGGCGTCTACCTCTACCAGGGCGAGGAACTGGGCCTGGAGGAGGCGACCGACATCCCGGACGAGCTCCGTCAGGACCCGAACTTCATCCGTACGAACGGCGCCGACCGCGGCCGGGACGGCTGCCGGGTGCCGATCCCGTGGTCCGGCGCGGCGCCGCCGTTCGGGTTCTCCCCGGACCCGGCGGCGGGCACGCCGTGGCTGCCCCAGCCGCCGGCCTGGGCCGAGCTGACCGTGGAGGCGCAGCAGTCCGACCCGGACTCGACGCTCACGCTCTACCGGGCCGCGCTGGAGATCCGTCGCGAGCGGCTGGGCGAGGGCGAGCTGGAGTGGCTGTCCGAGCCGGGCGATCCGGTGCTCTGCTTCCGCCGTACCCCCGGGGAACTGATCTGTGTGGTCAACATGGGCGACGAACCGGCCGAGGTCGACCCGCGCGCGACCCCGCTGCTGGCCAGCGCGCCGCTCGGCGCCGGTGGGCTGCTCCCGCCCGGCGCCGCGGCGTGGTTCGCGGACTGA
- a CDS encoding ATP-binding cassette domain-containing protein, with the protein MISALTATGLGKRYGRRTALAGVDLDVPAGRIVGLVGPNGAGKTTLLGLAAGLLTPTEGELPDRGPGTRLRPPDRARRRARPGRRRRRRPADPARPDGRRPR; encoded by the coding sequence ATGATCTCCGCGCTGACCGCGACCGGCCTGGGCAAGCGGTACGGCCGGCGGACCGCGCTGGCCGGCGTCGACCTGGACGTCCCGGCCGGGCGCATCGTCGGCCTGGTCGGGCCGAACGGCGCCGGCAAGACCACGCTGCTCGGCCTGGCCGCCGGCCTGCTCACGCCGACCGAGGGCGAGCTGCCTGATCGCGGACCTGGAACGCGTCTGCGACCACCTGATCGTGCTCGCCGGCGGGCGCGTCCAGGTCGTCGGCGACGTCGACGACCTGCTGACCCAGCACGCCCGGATGGTCGCCGACCGCGGTGA
- a CDS encoding GntR family transcriptional regulator, producing MIEFHLSARSGVSPYLQLVHQVRQSLRLGRLSVGDQLPTVKDVVARLAINPNTVLKAYRELEREGLVAPRPGVGTFITGLPAGESLTAHEPLRRDLRDWIERARAAGLDPEAVEALFAATIREVFPAASTSEATR from the coding sequence GTGATCGAGTTCCATCTGAGCGCGCGGTCGGGTGTCTCGCCGTACCTGCAGCTGGTGCACCAGGTGCGGCAGTCGCTCCGGCTGGGGCGGCTGAGCGTCGGCGACCAGCTGCCGACCGTGAAGGACGTGGTGGCCCGGCTGGCCATCAACCCGAACACGGTGCTCAAGGCCTATCGTGAGCTGGAGCGGGAGGGGCTGGTCGCGCCGCGGCCGGGCGTCGGCACGTTCATCACCGGGCTGCCGGCCGGCGAGTCGCTCACCGCGCACGAGCCGCTGCGCCGCGACCTGCGGGACTGGATCGAGCGGGCCCGCGCGGCCGGCCTGGACCCGGAAGCGGTGGAGGCGCTGTTCGCGGCCACGATCCGCGAGGTTTTTCCGGCGGCCTCGACGAGTGAGGCCACCCGATGA
- a CDS encoding transmembrane transport protein, whose translation MIWLTWRQARARILFSSAALAVVAIALVALGLALRGTIATRHGGCLSCVGTTTRLLLENRFGAPLLIAGVALLAVPVLIGVFWGAPLVARELAAGTHRLAWSQSVTRGRWLAVKLGLLGLLTLVLTGVFSALLTWVAHPWDAVFGDRFGAIEFASRGVAPLGHALFAFVLGGTAGLLLRRTVPAMVVTLVIFAAVQIAVPLAVRPYLRSPVTETVVLDAAARQNHTSFDLPRNDEVWLVGYARPGRWMVRDTAPLLHPDGSAPAPATVDACFRMAWDPACVDAAGLVFTVTYHPYERYWSIQWLELAAYTALAALTAGVAFWRLRRVS comes from the coding sequence ATGATCTGGCTGACCTGGCGGCAGGCCCGCGCGCGGATCCTGTTCTCGTCCGCCGCGCTGGCCGTGGTCGCGATCGCGCTGGTCGCACTCGGGCTGGCGCTGCGCGGCACGATCGCGACCCGGCACGGCGGCTGCCTGTCCTGCGTGGGCACGACGACGCGGCTGCTCCTGGAGAACCGGTTCGGGGCGCCGCTGCTGATCGCCGGCGTCGCGTTGCTGGCCGTGCCGGTGCTGATCGGCGTGTTCTGGGGAGCGCCGCTGGTCGCCCGCGAGCTGGCGGCCGGCACGCACCGTCTGGCGTGGAGCCAGAGCGTGACCCGGGGCCGCTGGCTCGCCGTCAAGCTGGGCCTGCTCGGACTGCTCACGCTCGTGCTGACCGGCGTGTTCTCCGCGCTGCTCACCTGGGTTGCGCATCCGTGGGACGCGGTGTTCGGCGACCGGTTCGGCGCGATCGAGTTCGCCAGCCGGGGCGTGGCACCGCTCGGGCACGCGCTCTTCGCGTTCGTGCTCGGCGGCACGGCCGGTCTGCTGCTCCGCCGGACCGTACCGGCGATGGTGGTCACGCTCGTGATCTTCGCGGCCGTGCAGATCGCGGTGCCGCTCGCGGTCCGCCCCTACCTGCGCAGCCCGGTCACCGAGACGGTCGTGCTGGACGCCGCCGCGAGGCAGAACCACACGAGTTTCGACCTGCCCAGGAACGATGAGGTCTGGCTGGTGGGCTACGCGCGGCCCGGCCGGTGGATGGTCCGTGACACCGCGCCGCTGCTGCACCCGGACGGTTCCGCGCCCGCGCCCGCGACCGTGGACGCCTGCTTCCGGATGGCCTGGGACCCGGCCTGCGTCGACGCGGCCGGCCTGGTGTTCACCGTCACCTATCATCCGTACGAGCGGTACTGGTCGATCCAGTGGCTGGAGCTGGCCGCGTACACCGCGCTCGCGGCGCTCACCGCCGGTGTCGCTTTCTGGCGGTTGCGCCGGGTTTCGTGA
- the rpe gene encoding ribulose-phosphate 3-epimerase — protein sequence MDAPSIVIAPSILAADFARLADAARAVEGAADWLHVDVMDNHFVPNLTIGLPVVQSLRKATPIPFDVHLMITDPERWAPGYAEAGAYNVTFHAEATDDPVALAKTLRAAGSRAGLAIDRDTDVTPYLELLPHFDTLLVMTIKAGFGGQKFLPETLDKVRAVRRHIDAGHLEVRLEVDGGIAADTVAAAAEAGADAFVAGTAVYGADDPAEAIRKLRALASA from the coding sequence GTGGACGCGCCGTCGATCGTCATCGCCCCCAGCATCCTGGCCGCCGACTTCGCCCGCCTCGCCGATGCGGCGCGCGCGGTCGAGGGAGCGGCGGACTGGTTGCACGTCGACGTGATGGACAACCACTTCGTACCGAACCTGACGATCGGCCTGCCGGTCGTGCAGAGCCTGCGCAAGGCCACGCCGATCCCGTTCGACGTGCACCTCATGATCACCGATCCGGAGCGCTGGGCGCCCGGCTACGCCGAGGCCGGGGCGTACAACGTGACGTTCCACGCCGAGGCCACGGACGACCCGGTGGCGCTGGCCAAGACGCTGCGCGCGGCCGGGTCCAGGGCCGGCCTGGCGATCGACCGGGACACCGACGTCACGCCGTACCTGGAGCTGTTGCCGCACTTCGACACGCTGCTGGTCATGACGATCAAGGCGGGCTTCGGCGGCCAGAAGTTCTTACCGGAGACCCTCGACAAGGTCCGTGCCGTGCGCCGCCACATCGACGCCGGCCACCTGGAGGTCCGCCTCGAGGTGGACGGCGGCATCGCGGCCGACACCGTCGCGGCCGCGGCCGAGGCCGGCGCGGACGCGTTCGTGGCCGGCACCGCCGTCTACGGCGCCGACGACCCCGCCGAGGCGATCCGCAAACTCCGCGCGCTGGCCTCCGCATGA
- a CDS encoding GGDEF domain-containing response regulator, producing MSSSERDEFGPEPGRDLILVVDDDRDIAHFVALNLKLDGFDVVVANDGKQALEEIDKQRPSLAVLDLMMPEIDGLELTRRLRANPITSTLPIIMLTAKSMTIDKVNGLKAGADDYMVKPFDTSELVARVRNTLNRNQESREVSPLTGLPGNSRVKREISDRMRSGADYAVGYIDIDRFKAVNDVYGFDRGDAFIQALARSLHRAVVQVGLPPVFLGHIGGDDFIFICHPEQIRPLTQAMVVDFERAADELYDPEHARRGYIEVPDRRGGKQRAALVTLSIGVATTGEGRRFDDPRIVMAIASDMKKTAKNQPGSYVAIDKRGNVQGA from the coding sequence ATGAGCAGCAGCGAGCGCGACGAGTTCGGGCCGGAACCCGGCCGGGACCTGATACTCGTCGTCGACGACGACCGGGACATAGCGCACTTCGTGGCGCTCAACCTGAAGCTCGACGGCTTCGACGTGGTCGTGGCCAACGACGGCAAGCAGGCGCTGGAGGAGATCGACAAGCAGCGCCCGTCGCTGGCCGTGCTCGACCTGATGATGCCGGAGATCGACGGTCTGGAGCTGACCCGCCGGCTGCGGGCGAACCCGATCACCTCGACCCTGCCGATCATCATGCTCACCGCGAAGAGCATGACCATCGACAAGGTCAACGGTCTCAAGGCCGGCGCCGACGACTACATGGTCAAGCCGTTCGACACGTCCGAACTGGTCGCGCGGGTCCGCAACACGCTCAACCGCAACCAGGAGTCCCGCGAGGTCTCGCCGCTGACCGGCCTGCCCGGCAACAGCCGCGTCAAGCGCGAGATCAGCGACCGCATGCGCAGCGGCGCCGACTACGCCGTCGGCTACATCGACATCGACCGGTTCAAGGCCGTCAACGACGTGTACGGCTTCGACCGCGGCGACGCGTTCATCCAGGCCCTGGCGCGCAGCCTGCACCGCGCCGTGGTCCAGGTCGGCCTGCCGCCGGTCTTCCTCGGCCACATCGGCGGCGACGACTTCATCTTCATCTGCCACCCGGAGCAGATCCGCCCGCTCACCCAGGCCATGGTCGTCGACTTCGAGCGCGCGGCCGACGAGCTCTACGACCCGGAGCACGCCCGGCGCGGCTACATCGAGGTCCCGGACCGCCGGGGCGGCAAGCAGCGCGCGGCGCTGGTGACGCTCTCGATCGGCGTCGCCACCACGGGGGAGGGCCGTCGTTTCGACGACCCCCGCATCGTGATGGCGATCGCGTCGGACATGAAGAAGACGGCGAAGAACCAGCCGGGGTCGTACGTCGCCATCGACAAACGGGGCAACGTCCAGGGCGCGTAG